A genomic region of Bradyrhizobium sp. ORS 278 contains the following coding sequences:
- a CDS encoding NlpC/P60 family protein, giving the protein MLDSYIGIPFQSHGRTRAGCDCWGLLRLVYTEQLGLELPSFAEDYVTSADREAIAGLIAGNLGGWSQIPAGHEQALDGVLMRGFGGIGHIGVVVQPGLVLHVQFGCTSRIERYRSGPLAQRVRGLYRYTAPVIA; this is encoded by the coding sequence ATGCTCGACAGCTATATCGGCATTCCCTTTCAGTCGCACGGCCGCACGCGCGCCGGCTGCGATTGCTGGGGCTTGCTGCGGCTTGTCTATACCGAGCAGCTCGGCCTGGAGCTTCCGAGCTTTGCCGAGGACTACGTCACGTCAGCGGATCGCGAGGCGATTGCCGGCCTGATCGCCGGAAATCTCGGCGGCTGGTCGCAGATCCCGGCAGGTCATGAGCAGGCGCTCGACGGCGTGCTGATGCGCGGCTTTGGCGGCATCGGTCACATCGGCGTCGTCGTGCAGCCTGGCCTCGTGCTGCACGTTCAGTTTGGCTGCACCAGCCGCATCGAACGCTACCGCAGCGGCCCGCTGGCGCAGCGGGTGAGGGGCCTCTACCGCTACACAGCACCGGTCATTGCTTGA
- a CDS encoding phage tail tube protein, which produces MPYQSNFNALIAYKAQTGLGTAASGAGANQLRLSGGQGAKLSKAAIVSNELRKDGMSTRGRHGTQGVVASYNAEVSLGSIDPIILAIMRAAAWDSSVLTKTQADFTSLTTGANSIVLGSGNPITMGYRVGDVIRATGLPDAANNGRNIRIAALSSTTITTAETLTVNATPDTTCSITRPGKRIINPASLVPTYFTLEEYEGDIDQSTLAQDFVFGGVKFSMAANGLMMADVSGTGTGQIQALGTASSPYYTSTTAPSDVPFSVVDATIRVGGIDVVELTGLDLTMNIQPTATPVFGSGAQKYSPDVFTGALQVSMNITALRKSLTYLSDFIAETQYSLQILAVDNMAEPKDFLSIFVPNFTLGGVDPSAFSKQGGGRTQTISIPAALVGAATNTAAGFDPTMISFQTTAP; this is translated from the coding sequence ATGCCCTATCAGTCGAATTTCAACGCCCTGATTGCCTACAAGGCGCAGACGGGGCTCGGCACCGCGGCCAGCGGCGCTGGCGCCAATCAGCTGCGGCTCTCCGGTGGCCAGGGCGCGAAGCTCTCGAAGGCGGCGATCGTCTCCAACGAGCTGCGCAAGGACGGCATGTCGACCCGCGGCCGCCACGGCACGCAGGGCGTCGTCGCCAGCTACAACGCTGAGGTGTCGCTCGGCTCGATCGACCCGATCATCCTCGCGATCATGCGCGCTGCGGCCTGGGACAGCTCGGTGCTCACCAAGACGCAGGCCGATTTCACCTCGCTGACGACCGGTGCGAATAGCATCGTGCTGGGGTCGGGCAATCCGATCACCATGGGCTATCGCGTCGGCGATGTCATTCGAGCCACGGGCCTGCCGGATGCCGCGAACAACGGCCGCAACATCCGTATTGCCGCGTTGTCGTCGACGACCATTACGACTGCCGAGACCCTGACCGTGAACGCCACGCCCGACACGACGTGCTCGATCACCAGGCCGGGCAAGCGGATCATCAATCCGGCCTCGCTGGTGCCGACCTATTTCACGCTCGAAGAGTATGAGGGCGATATCGACCAGTCGACCCTGGCGCAGGACTTCGTGTTCGGCGGCGTCAAGTTCTCGATGGCCGCCAACGGCCTGATGATGGCCGATGTCAGCGGCACCGGCACCGGCCAGATCCAGGCGCTCGGCACGGCGTCGTCGCCTTACTACACCTCGACCACGGCGCCATCTGATGTGCCGTTCTCGGTCGTCGACGCCACCATCCGCGTCGGCGGCATCGACGTCGTCGAGCTGACCGGGCTCGACCTCACCATGAACATTCAGCCGACCGCCACGCCCGTGTTCGGCTCCGGCGCGCAGAAGTATTCACCCGACGTGTTCACGGGCGCGCTGCAGGTGTCGATGAACATCACGGCGCTGCGCAAGAGCCTGACCTATCTGTCGGACTTCATCGCCGAGACGCAGTATTCGCTGCAGATCCTCGCGGTCGACAACATGGCCGAGCCGAAGGATTTTCTGTCGATCTTCGTCCCGAACTTCACGCTCGGCGGCGTCGATCCCTCGGCCTTCTCCAAGCAGGGCGGCGGACGGACGCAGACGATCTCGATCCCGGCGGCGCTGGTCGGCGCCGCCACCAACACGGCCGCCGGCTTCGATCCGACCATGATCTCGTTCCAGACCACGGCGCCTTAA
- a CDS encoding HNH endonuclease → MQVFLRDLYTCQCGCGRIESNTSLLVCDHKIPHRGDERLFWNEANLQTLFKPCHDKRKQQQEQSSLHTRGIWH, encoded by the coding sequence ATGCAGGTATTCCTGCGCGACCTCTACACCTGCCAATGCGGCTGCGGACGTATCGAATCAAACACCTCGCTGCTCGTGTGCGATCACAAGATCCCGCACCGCGGCGACGAGCGCCTGTTCTGGAACGAGGCGAATCTGCAGACCCTGTTCAAGCCTTGCCATGACAAGCGCAAACAGCAGCAAGAGCAATCCTCTCTCCACACGCGCGGCATCTGGCACTGA
- a CDS encoding phage portal protein, whose product MGLRSGLGWALRGMASVLDSAMDHSDVWGEHWWGGGYPSIAGVVVNDERVSQLAAVQSVRQGLSSAMSSLPVTVFRKGADGAREALPQHPISRLLGCRPNARQTPAEFIGELAWHVSYYRNGYCRVIPGEPGADDYAAGSLEILHPKRFAKLERGIDGHLYYTFNPPRTIVQGAQIATETYRDDEIWHIRGNPLQEDGLLGEPIWATAKQVFARAIAVHEYGDIWFANNGQSGGVIKHPGTFKDKADRDVFLDNWRAMGTGRNRHRDRLLTHGVDYTPIKVTNAEAQLLETEKASDIDVFGLWSYPPHLAGRLDRATFSNIEQQSLNFVVYCLAPLAIAIEQGAERDFLGGQDAELFIEFNFAGLLRGDLLNRYRAYLIGRQGEWLSANDIRRFENMSPRTDEGGDDYTNPQTKSGAAGAADGAGSDDGDGADNENKPSKD is encoded by the coding sequence ATGGGACTTCGTTCCGGCCTTGGATGGGCGCTGCGCGGCATGGCCAGCGTGCTCGATAGCGCGATGGACCATAGCGACGTCTGGGGCGAGCATTGGTGGGGCGGCGGATATCCCTCGATCGCGGGCGTCGTCGTCAACGATGAGCGCGTGTCGCAGCTCGCGGCCGTGCAGTCGGTGCGCCAGGGCTTGTCCTCGGCGATGTCATCGCTGCCGGTGACGGTGTTCCGCAAGGGCGCAGACGGCGCGCGCGAGGCGCTGCCGCAGCATCCGATTTCCCGGCTGCTCGGCTGCCGTCCGAATGCGCGCCAGACCCCGGCCGAATTCATCGGCGAGCTGGCGTGGCATGTCTCGTACTATCGCAACGGCTATTGCCGCGTCATTCCGGGCGAACCCGGCGCCGATGACTACGCGGCCGGCTCGCTGGAGATCCTGCATCCCAAGCGCTTTGCCAAGCTGGAGCGCGGCATCGACGGGCATCTGTACTACACGTTCAATCCGCCGCGGACGATCGTGCAGGGCGCTCAGATCGCGACCGAGACCTATCGCGACGACGAGATCTGGCACATTCGCGGTAACCCGCTGCAGGAGGACGGGCTGCTCGGCGAGCCGATCTGGGCAACCGCCAAGCAAGTGTTTGCCCGTGCCATCGCCGTGCACGAATACGGCGACATCTGGTTTGCGAACAACGGCCAGTCCGGCGGCGTGATCAAGCATCCCGGCACGTTCAAGGACAAGGCCGATCGCGACGTGTTTCTCGACAATTGGCGCGCGATGGGCACCGGACGCAACCGGCATCGCGACCGTCTACTGACCCATGGCGTCGATTACACGCCTATCAAGGTCACCAACGCCGAGGCGCAGCTGCTGGAGACCGAGAAGGCCAGCGACATCGACGTGTTTGGCCTGTGGTCCTATCCGCCGCACCTTGCCGGCCGGCTCGATCGGGCGACGTTCTCGAACATCGAACAGCAGTCGCTGAATTTCGTCGTCTACTGCCTGGCGCCGCTTGCCATTGCGATCGAGCAGGGCGCCGAGCGCGATTTCCTCGGCGGCCAGGATGCGGAGCTGTTCATCGAATTCAACTTCGCCGGACTGCTGCGCGGGGACCTGCTGAATCGCTATCGCGCCTATCTGATCGGCCGACAGGGCGAATGGCTCTCGGCGAACGACATCCGGCGCTTCGAAAACATGTCGCCGCGCACGGATGAAGGCGGCGACGACTACACCAATCCGCAGACCAAGAGCGGGGCGGCTGGCGCGGCCGATGGCGCCGGCAGCGATGACGGCGACGGTGCCGACAACGAGAACAAGCCGAGCAAGGATTGA
- a CDS encoding S49 family peptidase, with amino-acid sequence MAKDKHLQKVIAQISAIDPVVALDLEALTGCLARAIAREEQRAAAVASVPTQPSKIALISVSGPLTPRGSWYGSSLAQIAAQVARAAADADVGSIILDVDSPGGTVAGTAEAAAAVAEAAQRKPCVACVNTLAASAAYWIASQASEIVMTPSADVGSIGAMVMHVDYSKALEDAGITVTMIRSEQSPKKNEAHPFGPLSDEARANLQSRVNDAGADFIRAVASGRRVTQSKVKEDFGQGRMFGAREAVARGMVDRISTFDELVSRLSMTKRSAMIGNRRRSSFTFE; translated from the coding sequence ATGGCGAAGGACAAGCACCTGCAGAAGGTCATCGCGCAGATCTCCGCGATCGACCCCGTTGTGGCGCTCGATTTGGAGGCGCTGACCGGCTGCCTCGCGCGGGCGATTGCCCGCGAGGAACAGCGCGCCGCGGCCGTGGCCAGTGTGCCGACGCAGCCGAGCAAGATCGCGCTGATCTCGGTCTCCGGCCCGCTGACGCCGAGGGGCAGCTGGTACGGCTCCTCGCTCGCTCAGATCGCGGCGCAGGTCGCGCGCGCGGCCGCTGACGCCGATGTCGGCAGCATCATCCTCGACGTCGACAGTCCTGGCGGCACCGTCGCCGGCACCGCGGAGGCAGCGGCGGCAGTCGCCGAGGCCGCACAAAGGAAACCGTGCGTTGCCTGCGTCAACACGCTGGCCGCCTCTGCCGCCTATTGGATCGCCTCGCAGGCCTCTGAGATCGTCATGACGCCATCCGCCGACGTTGGCTCGATCGGCGCGATGGTGATGCACGTCGACTACTCCAAGGCGCTCGAAGATGCCGGTATCACGGTGACCATGATCCGCTCGGAACAGTCGCCGAAGAAGAACGAGGCGCATCCGTTTGGCCCGCTGTCGGACGAGGCACGCGCCAACCTGCAATCGCGCGTCAACGATGCCGGCGCCGATTTCATCCGCGCCGTCGCCTCCGGCCGGCGTGTGACGCAGTCGAAAGTGAAGGAAGATTTTGGCCAGGGCCGCATGTTCGGCGCACGCGAGGCGGTTGCCCGCGGTATGGTTGACCGCATTTCAACGTTCGATGAATTAGTATCGAGGCTGAGCATGACAAAGAGGTCGGCAATGATCGGCAATCGCCGCCGCTCCTCGTTCACCTTCGAATGA
- a CDS encoding phage major capsid protein — MKDLKKLRASRAEKARLGKGKLDRLNALLDKADLTEAEQAELTKLEGEVDALEAEVKQLDSEIAAEERKASRARLFGATALGGPALATVVNDSDPARTAGFKNLAEFAVAVRNFQVAGIADPRITGAASGYQQNQGSSGEGVLVPTEWREQIWSLVFADNDLLGFCNPEPTQGNTVGIVKDETTPWGAAGVQAAWRSEGTQMIASKAALTPEILQLHELYAFVLATNEVLDDAPRLQNRITVQAARAIRWKLFEAVCFGDGNGKPLGFMASPALVTAPAEGGQSAGTIVTANILKMMARLFEMPGGNPIWLANRDTIPQLGTMTIGNNAAFLPVNQALTGSPFKNTLAGDPLLFNEHCQTVGTTGDIVLADLSGYALATKQGGGIDFAASIHLFFDQNLTAFRWIIRAGGQPYLSKPVQPAKGATAKSHFVALAAR; from the coding sequence ATGAAGGATCTCAAGAAACTGCGCGCGTCCCGTGCCGAGAAGGCCAGGCTCGGCAAAGGCAAGCTCGACCGTCTCAATGCGCTGCTCGACAAGGCCGATCTGACCGAGGCCGAGCAGGCCGAGCTGACCAAGCTGGAGGGCGAGGTCGATGCGCTCGAGGCCGAGGTCAAGCAGCTGGATTCCGAGATCGCGGCCGAGGAGAGAAAAGCCTCGCGCGCCCGCCTGTTCGGCGCCACGGCGCTCGGCGGCCCGGCTCTCGCGACCGTCGTGAACGACAGCGATCCGGCCCGCACCGCGGGCTTCAAGAATCTGGCCGAGTTCGCCGTCGCCGTGCGCAATTTCCAGGTTGCCGGCATCGCGGATCCGCGCATCACCGGTGCTGCCTCCGGCTATCAGCAGAACCAGGGGTCGTCGGGTGAGGGTGTGCTGGTCCCGACCGAATGGCGCGAGCAGATCTGGAGCCTGGTGTTTGCCGACAATGATCTGCTCGGTTTCTGCAATCCAGAACCGACGCAGGGCAACACGGTCGGCATCGTCAAGGATGAGACCACGCCGTGGGGTGCCGCGGGTGTCCAGGCGGCTTGGCGCTCGGAAGGCACGCAGATGATCGCCAGCAAGGCAGCCCTGACGCCTGAGATCCTGCAGCTGCACGAGCTGTATGCGTTCGTGCTCGCGACCAACGAGGTGCTCGATGACGCGCCGCGGCTGCAGAACCGCATCACGGTCCAGGCCGCGCGCGCGATCCGCTGGAAGCTGTTCGAAGCCGTGTGCTTCGGCGACGGCAACGGCAAGCCGCTCGGCTTCATGGCGTCCCCGGCGCTGGTGACGGCGCCGGCGGAAGGCGGCCAGTCGGCCGGCACCATCGTGACCGCCAACATCCTCAAGATGATGGCGCGGCTGTTCGAAATGCCCGGCGGAAATCCGATCTGGCTCGCCAACCGCGACACGATTCCGCAGCTCGGCACCATGACCATCGGCAACAATGCCGCCTTCCTGCCGGTCAACCAGGCGCTGACCGGTTCGCCGTTCAAGAATACGCTGGCCGGCGACCCGCTGTTGTTCAACGAGCATTGCCAGACGGTCGGCACGACCGGCGACATCGTGCTGGCCGATCTCTCCGGCTATGCGCTGGCGACCAAGCAGGGCGGCGGCATCGACTTCGCGGCGTCGATCCATCTGTTCTTCGACCAGAACCTGACCGCCTTCCGCTGGATCATCCGTGCCGGCGGCCAGCCCTATCTGTCGAAGCCGGTCCAGCCGGCCAAGGGTGCGACTGCCAAGTCGCATTTCGTGGCGCTCGCCGCTCGCTGA
- a CDS encoding transcription termination/antitermination protein NusG — MNMGYQIGDFVEFVDLAKLHAPEAAPVPQCWYILRTHPHCEAKVMKAFRLRNISAYLPVMTVSKEFRRMRRGFEWIERRDVVSPLILGAVLIPDFEERWQCWRGVDGAVGLLRFGEWTPRLTPKLFQDIRKIEDIANTPKSKRARAFEVGQLVRVLSGPFRYFSARVERIDSRGRLSVGAEIFGRITPIDIDEGEIEAVEA; from the coding sequence ATGAACATGGGCTATCAGATTGGGGATTTCGTCGAGTTCGTGGATCTCGCCAAGCTCCACGCGCCAGAGGCGGCGCCAGTGCCGCAATGCTGGTACATCCTGCGCACGCATCCCCACTGCGAAGCGAAGGTGATGAAGGCTTTTCGCCTGCGGAATATCAGCGCGTACCTGCCTGTGATGACCGTGTCGAAGGAATTCCGGCGCATGCGCCGCGGCTTCGAATGGATCGAGCGTCGCGACGTGGTGTCGCCCTTGATCCTCGGCGCTGTGCTGATCCCGGATTTCGAAGAACGCTGGCAGTGCTGGCGTGGTGTCGACGGCGCGGTGGGACTGCTGCGGTTCGGCGAATGGACGCCGCGTCTTACGCCCAAGCTGTTTCAGGACATCAGGAAAATCGAGGACATCGCCAACACGCCGAAGAGCAAGCGGGCGCGCGCCTTCGAGGTCGGCCAGCTGGTTCGTGTGCTCAGCGGGCCGTTCCGTTACTTCAGCGCTCGCGTCGAGAGAATTGACTCAAGGGGCCGACTCAGTGTCGGTGCTGAGATATTCGGGCGCATCACTCCGATCGACATCGACGAGGGTGAAATCGAAGCGGTTGAAGCTTAG
- a CDS encoding FRG domain-containing protein yields MRGQWFGSFKGDNEGTVTIELDDLGDHYDGMAYVFSRAPGVPGVAGRIRTKDKSRSFALQIPIEIITSNGTIVPWDAVKDNYKGAPFDPLLTTIWSFEPGIGLEIQFHSASAGKGTANLLLSDGGRPPERQPLSTVNDWASFKRYALERDPARYVYRGQESNTWRLRTFFHRSGRSDLMRFIRSDINQLHAHLSSLTEHHFNLKDELEYAAFCNLVQHHGYPTPLLDWTRSPFIAAYFAFRRRRADDGNARIFIFDRREWQKDVARSHLVTATLPHFSLLDPLAIENRRMVPQQALSTVTNVDDIEEFIKFIETRNGKTYLEVIDLPLSERPQIIQELQLMGITAGSMFPGFDGACEQLREINFNI; encoded by the coding sequence ATGCGCGGTCAATGGTTTGGGAGTTTCAAAGGGGATAACGAGGGCACAGTCACAATTGAACTTGACGATCTCGGCGACCACTATGATGGCATGGCGTACGTCTTCTCCAGAGCGCCGGGAGTGCCTGGAGTCGCTGGCCGAATTCGAACGAAGGATAAGTCGCGCAGCTTCGCACTGCAGATACCCATCGAGATCATCACCAGCAATGGGACTATAGTTCCTTGGGACGCAGTCAAAGACAATTACAAGGGCGCTCCATTCGATCCCTTGCTAACTACGATCTGGTCGTTCGAACCCGGAATTGGGCTGGAGATCCAGTTTCACAGCGCCTCGGCGGGTAAGGGTACGGCCAACCTCTTACTATCGGACGGTGGTCGACCGCCTGAACGTCAGCCGCTCTCGACAGTGAATGATTGGGCTTCCTTCAAAAGGTATGCTCTAGAGAGGGATCCGGCCCGGTATGTTTATAGAGGCCAAGAAAGCAATACTTGGCGCCTGCGCACTTTCTTTCATCGTTCCGGACGGTCCGATCTTATGCGGTTTATAAGGAGCGATATCAACCAGTTACACGCGCACCTGAGCAGCTTGACTGAACATCATTTCAACCTAAAGGACGAGCTTGAGTACGCGGCTTTTTGCAACTTGGTGCAACATCACGGCTATCCTACTCCACTTCTTGATTGGACACGATCGCCTTTCATTGCTGCCTATTTTGCTTTTCGAAGGAGGAGAGCGGACGACGGCAATGCGCGTATATTCATATTCGATCGGCGCGAATGGCAAAAAGATGTCGCTAGATCACACTTAGTCACGGCAACTCTCCCACATTTCTCCTTGTTAGATCCGTTAGCCATTGAGAATCGTCGCATGGTGCCTCAGCAAGCACTTTCGACCGTTACAAACGTTGACGACATAGAAGAGTTCATAAAATTCATCGAGACTCGAAACGGAAAGACCTATCTGGAGGTAATCGACCTACCACTTTCCGAGCGACCGCAGATCATCCAGGAACTGCAATTAATGGGCATAACTGCCGGATCTATGTTTCCTGGATTTGACGGCGCCTGCGAACAGCTGCGCGAAATCAACTTCAATATCTAG
- a CDS encoding DUF1833 family protein, with amino-acid sequence MRVFSLHFRRELFAQESGEVPIFLLTITHPELATPIRLSTDPTSRLSTDPLVYGTVSRAQTYYYAGVALTLPDEQEKSAPASKLTISNVTRELIPLARSVSSPARVDIEMVAASNLDTVETSFPGFQMTNLEYDTMELNFDLTIDPLTSEPYPSGSFNPASFPGLFY; translated from the coding sequence ATGAGGGTGTTTTCTCTCCACTTTCGCCGCGAGTTGTTTGCGCAGGAAAGCGGCGAGGTGCCGATCTTCCTGCTGACGATCACGCATCCCGAGCTTGCTACGCCGATCCGCCTGTCGACCGATCCGACGTCGCGTCTGTCGACCGATCCGCTGGTCTACGGCACCGTGAGCCGCGCGCAGACCTACTACTATGCCGGCGTCGCGCTGACCTTGCCTGATGAGCAGGAAAAGTCGGCGCCAGCTTCGAAGCTGACGATCTCGAACGTGACCCGCGAGCTGATCCCGCTGGCCCGCTCGGTCTCGTCGCCTGCGCGGGTCGATATCGAAATGGTCGCGGCGTCCAATCTCGACACTGTCGAGACCTCGTTCCCGGGTTTCCAGATGACCAATCTTGAGTACGACACGATGGAGCTCAATTTTGACCTGACCATCGATCCGCTGACGTCGGAGCCGTATCCATCGGGCTCGTTCAACCCGGCGAGCTTCCCGGGCCTATTCTACTGA
- a CDS encoding terminase TerL endonuclease subunit, with protein sequence MSFPRDKSCWDTSCPDWEDRIRNGRSLLPDLPLFADEADMGLAFFDELKLPDVPGTPRLGDAAGQWFRDLVRAVFGSWDPVNRVRMIRDFFALVPKGSSKTTYSAALMIVAMLMNFRPRGTALFLGETQAVADRAYEQAVGMIEESPDLRRRFKPRDYDKTIEDLVTKSEIMIASFDLKILTGAMALIFVLLDELHLLGKRAHTSRVLRQIRGGLDKTEEGVLVITTTQSDEAPAGAFKSELKFVRNVRDGLYRGKIIRPTLPLLYELPRDIATLTREERKHGVEPRWMDPAVWPMVMPNINRPITVASMLADFASEREKGADAVSVWASQHLNIEIGTGTNDDGWSGADLWDAQADETLDLEALLERSEVVVIGVDGGGRDDLLGLAVMGREKGTRHWLSVCYGWADPIVLERRKEIAAHLDDFEKEGTFSILPVAEALAELTSLVACIKASGLLPEKNAVGIDPNRAAALFEALFAGGITEDMIRRLLQGPALAPAVYGLDLKLADGTYFHADQALMTWVVGNAKVEQRGNADMITKQVAGRAKIDPLIALLQATILMSWNPQAGLLVTGSDILMVV encoded by the coding sequence TTGAGCTTCCCGCGCGACAAGAGTTGCTGGGACACCTCCTGCCCAGATTGGGAAGATCGCATCCGCAACGGGCGCTCGCTGCTGCCGGATCTGCCGTTGTTCGCCGATGAGGCCGACATGGGGCTGGCGTTCTTCGACGAGCTGAAGCTGCCGGACGTGCCGGGGACGCCGCGCCTCGGCGATGCCGCCGGCCAATGGTTCCGCGACCTGGTCCGCGCCGTGTTCGGCTCCTGGGATCCGGTCAACAGGGTCCGCATGATCCGCGATTTCTTCGCGCTCGTGCCGAAAGGATCGTCGAAAACGACCTATTCGGCGGCGCTGATGATCGTCGCGATGCTGATGAATTTCCGGCCGCGTGGCACCGCGCTGTTTCTCGGCGAGACGCAGGCCGTCGCCGATCGCGCCTATGAGCAGGCGGTCGGCATGATCGAGGAATCGCCGGATCTGCGGCGCCGCTTCAAGCCGCGTGACTACGACAAGACGATCGAGGACCTGGTCACCAAGTCCGAGATCATGATCGCGAGCTTCGATCTGAAGATCCTGACCGGCGCGATGGCTCTCATCTTCGTTCTGCTCGACGAGCTGCACCTGCTCGGCAAGCGCGCGCACACCTCGCGCGTGCTGCGCCAGATCCGCGGCGGTCTCGACAAGACCGAGGAGGGCGTGCTGGTCATCACCACGACGCAGAGCGATGAGGCGCCGGCCGGCGCGTTCAAGAGCGAGCTGAAATTCGTTCGGAACGTGCGCGACGGCCTCTACCGGGGCAAGATCATCCGTCCGACCTTGCCGCTGCTTTACGAACTGCCTCGCGACATCGCGACATTGACGCGCGAGGAACGCAAGCACGGCGTCGAGCCGCGCTGGATGGATCCCGCCGTCTGGCCGATGGTCATGCCGAACATCAACCGTCCCATCACGGTCGCGTCGATGCTGGCCGATTTTGCCAGCGAGCGCGAGAAGGGTGCGGACGCCGTCAGCGTTTGGGCCTCGCAGCATCTTAATATCGAGATCGGCACCGGCACGAACGACGACGGCTGGTCCGGCGCCGATCTTTGGGACGCGCAGGCTGACGAGACGCTCGATTTGGAGGCGCTTCTGGAGCGCTCCGAGGTGGTCGTGATCGGCGTCGACGGTGGCGGCCGCGATGATCTGCTCGGCCTGGCCGTTATGGGCCGCGAGAAGGGCACGCGCCATTGGCTGTCCGTCTGTTACGGCTGGGCCGATCCGATCGTGCTGGAGCGGCGCAAAGAAATTGCCGCGCATCTCGACGACTTCGAGAAGGAGGGGACGTTCTCGATCCTTCCGGTCGCCGAGGCGCTGGCCGAGCTGACCAGTCTCGTCGCCTGCATCAAGGCGTCGGGCCTGTTGCCTGAAAAAAACGCGGTCGGCATCGATCCGAACCGCGCCGCGGCGCTGTTCGAAGCGCTGTTCGCGGGTGGCATTACCGAGGACATGATCCGCCGGCTGCTGCAGGGCCCGGCGCTCGCGCCCGCGGTGTACGGCCTCGATCTCAAGCTCGCCGATGGGACGTATTTCCACGCCGACCAGGCGCTGATGACCTGGGTCGTTGGCAACGCCAAGGTTGAGCAGCGCGGCAACGCCGACATGATCACCAAGCAGGTCGCCGGGCGCGCCAAGATCGACCCGCTGATCGCGCTGCTGCAGGCCACGATCCTGATGAGCTGGAATCCTCAAGCCGGTCTGCTGGTGACCGGCTCCGACATCCTGATGGTGGTCTGA